The Bacillus pseudomycoides genome contains a region encoding:
- a CDS encoding DinB family protein produces the protein MSSYFFENGLHGENAHVDPLEVFEGLRWEMAGEKPANCPYSVWQILNHMIFWQDFYLAYLKGRVPNHPEHDEDSWPDETAPSYKTEWSDTLFLFSKGLKEAENEAKKDLNELKDAGLERTRGDLLATLMAHNSYHTGQVALIRQLIGEWPPPSW, from the coding sequence ATGTCATCTTATTTCTTTGAAAACGGGTTACATGGGGAAAATGCTCATGTTGACCCCTTGGAGGTGTTTGAGGGTTTACGGTGGGAGATGGCTGGGGAAAAACCCGCAAACTGTCCATATTCAGTGTGGCAGATTCTAAACCATATGATTTTCTGGCAAGATTTCTATCTTGCCTACCTTAAAGGTAGGGTGCCCAATCATCCAGAACATGACGAAGACTCATGGCCCGATGAAACAGCTCCGTCATATAAAACCGAGTGGAGTGACACTCTTTTTCTATTCAGTAAGGGGCTAAAGGAAGCTGAAAACGAAGCAAAAAAAGATTTAAATGAACTGAAAGACGCGGGATTGGAAAGGACTCGTGGTGACCTTTTAGCCACTCTTATGGCACACAACAGTTATCATACCGGACAGGTAGCACTGATTCGGCAATTAATTGGAGAATGGCCTCCACCTTCTTGGTGA
- a CDS encoding cupredoxin domain-containing protein: MSVKKWLTGLVVLLTMIVVVTTPGSLSVFAESGVVTQPIESVKVIEVELNDDYFNPNVITIPIGRTTTLILKNQGKKDHTFTVEKLRIDAVVQPGKEKTITVNPKNSGTHELICRYHFLKGMNGKVIVK, from the coding sequence ATGTCTGTGAAAAAGTGGTTAACTGGACTGGTCGTTTTGCTTACGATGATTGTGGTTGTGACAACTCCAGGCTCACTCAGTGTATTTGCCGAATCCGGTGTCGTAACACAGCCTATTGAGTCAGTGAAAGTGATTGAGGTCGAGTTGAACGATGATTACTTTAATCCGAACGTCATTACTATTCCGATTGGAAGAACGACAACGTTGATATTGAAAAACCAAGGTAAGAAAGATCACACCTTCACAGTGGAAAAGCTCAGAATTGACGCCGTAGTCCAGCCGGGAAAAGAAAAAACCATTACCGTGAATCCTAAAAATTCCGGTACACATGAACTGATATGTCGGTACCATTTCCTGAAAGGAATGAATGGAAAAGTAATAGTCAAATAA
- a CDS encoding helix-turn-helix transcriptional regulator, producing MTLITRMKEYRVKLNMSQEDLANKVGVRRETIGNLENGKYNPSLKLAYDIAKVLKAPIEVLFWFED from the coding sequence ATGACGCTGATTACTCGGATGAAAGAATATAGGGTAAAGTTAAATATGTCCCAAGAAGATTTAGCTAATAAGGTTGGAGTTAGAAGAGAAACAATTGGTAATCTCGAAAACGGAAAATATAACCCTTCATTAAAATTGGCTTACGATATTGCAAAAGTTTTAAAAGCACCCATTGAAGTGTTATTTTGGTTTGAAGACTAG
- a CDS encoding type IV secretory system conjugative DNA transfer family protein, whose translation MENAVQKNVDANPPPGDKSSKTKSKKESKQKSITLTIDVTKSWKYRVAARSSFYIVALMLLLAWYFAFRGMYKYLTFWSIQIGYPLPTIGIFGNPFDTHFYIETFFSFWILIYSWQLSTKIKTYQEIKRRWFVFGMMLLGIIMQYLWAFSVPLAKIFIPFLNSKAGEVSLHDKGLEDTMISNFSNVMHLVFSIPVITIILALLWLFKIVYEHKKELLEDFKQWEYVFKVPGWLLSFMSDDRQRKLAATLHKFFTEKDPSQLPEPDIYLGPNSDTREMVVIQGRSLTLNVMIIGNIGTGKSAALGLPMANQLLDYMASMINNFKALYEREDYHTEAVKGSLVNGITVIEPSNDFCQNVYKFVLAHKIPESAVFYLDPTNPDTPSINFVHGPVDKVAEMLCSVLTGLSDNGAGNPFFIQSERSHLKQHIYLLKLHNPTFDARFEHLIDMYNDANLVFNMHLSLKERLPNDIEAITDRDERNHWRIVKQIDEWFDLNYVPEISGRRGGGEIVYHTEGKYYGQPKIIDKQETFVRGLRNTLNDISAQPLLRRVLCGPSTFDFEKHFEFGGVLLINTAKGELSDLSDVFGKLCLYAVQNATFRRKPNVSSYHPVIVDEFADYIYKAFRSFPAQSRKYKTPLIVIAQTVSQLAIEHGPRFMDTLLGTFRNKLVYGDVTSEDATLFSKLMGTKTIYEAREGDQEVDMVTAETKTQSTRKTSYSYSKKEVPILSENDIIIQKAFQCAAKIVKDNAPKPGVQVNANFVPKDQFTTAKIQVNEEAAQYWLKIHAESLNHEIPYQDYVKDTEIDSDAQVSEDVNITTATSNGVKSWLQTLNSNTYDSYSNNETEVDTPETEMLQMNREKQKKPAPIFETEGLISSTTVITASQDESTFTSDTLITRRSERIPVQTEFVIKKRAEPVEEKRMEKHTPQYREPAYTSTVPIVPQEQELQRKAEIQGKNTTANLTLQWLTQMNAAAQEQTENNEDTLTSSRSNTIEEKESRIRKRKTAELTPESEEIKDSLTKFIKDDTK comes from the coding sequence TTGGAGAATGCAGTTCAAAAGAATGTTGATGCAAATCCACCGCCTGGGGATAAATCAAGTAAGACGAAATCCAAGAAAGAGAGTAAACAAAAATCAATTACGTTGACCATCGATGTTACGAAGAGCTGGAAATATCGAGTAGCAGCACGTTCCTCATTTTACATTGTTGCGCTTATGCTGCTGCTTGCTTGGTATTTTGCTTTTAGAGGAATGTATAAGTATCTCACATTTTGGTCAATTCAAATTGGTTATCCGTTACCTACCATAGGCATCTTTGGAAACCCATTCGATACACACTTTTACATTGAGACATTTTTTAGTTTTTGGATATTAATTTACTCTTGGCAGCTTTCCACTAAAATTAAGACCTACCAAGAAATTAAACGCAGATGGTTTGTCTTTGGAATGATGCTGCTTGGGATTATTATGCAATATCTTTGGGCGTTTAGTGTTCCGCTAGCAAAGATATTTATACCATTTTTAAATTCCAAAGCTGGTGAAGTCTCATTACACGATAAGGGACTAGAAGATACTATGATTTCTAACTTTAGTAATGTTATGCACTTAGTGTTTTCTATTCCTGTTATCACTATCATTCTCGCACTCCTATGGCTTTTCAAGATTGTTTACGAACATAAAAAAGAACTCTTAGAAGACTTTAAACAATGGGAATACGTGTTTAAAGTGCCGGGATGGTTACTATCCTTCATGAGCGATGACCGGCAACGTAAACTTGCAGCTACTTTACACAAATTTTTCACTGAAAAGGATCCTTCTCAATTACCTGAGCCAGATATTTATCTTGGCCCAAATAGTGATACAAGAGAAATGGTAGTCATTCAAGGGAGATCATTAACGCTCAACGTAATGATTATCGGTAATATTGGAACAGGGAAATCAGCTGCTTTAGGTCTACCAATGGCGAATCAACTACTTGATTACATGGCTTCTATGATAAATAACTTTAAAGCTTTATATGAACGAGAGGACTACCATACAGAAGCTGTAAAAGGGAGCCTAGTAAACGGTATTACTGTTATAGAACCATCCAATGATTTTTGTCAGAACGTTTATAAATTCGTACTGGCACACAAAATCCCTGAAAGTGCAGTGTTTTATCTTGACCCAACAAATCCTGATACTCCTTCAATAAATTTTGTTCATGGTCCTGTCGATAAAGTAGCAGAAATGTTGTGTTCTGTATTAACTGGTCTCTCAGATAATGGAGCAGGTAACCCTTTCTTCATACAATCTGAGCGTTCTCACTTAAAACAGCATATTTATTTACTCAAGCTACATAATCCTACATTTGACGCAAGGTTTGAACACTTAATTGATATGTACAATGACGCTAATCTTGTTTTTAATATGCATTTGAGTTTGAAAGAACGGCTTCCTAATGACATAGAAGCAATAACGGATAGAGATGAACGGAATCATTGGCGTATTGTAAAACAAATAGATGAATGGTTTGACTTAAACTATGTCCCTGAGATTTCTGGTAGGCGTGGTGGGGGAGAAATCGTTTATCACACTGAGGGAAAATACTATGGTCAGCCAAAAATTATTGATAAACAAGAAACATTCGTGCGCGGATTACGGAATACACTAAATGACATTTCTGCACAGCCCTTACTTCGCCGTGTGTTATGTGGTCCTTCGACCTTCGATTTTGAGAAGCACTTCGAGTTTGGCGGTGTTTTATTAATTAACACAGCAAAAGGGGAACTCTCTGATCTATCTGATGTATTTGGAAAGTTATGTTTATATGCAGTACAAAATGCAACATTCCGGCGTAAACCTAACGTGTCATCTTACCATCCGGTAATTGTGGATGAGTTTGCAGATTACATTTATAAAGCTTTTAGAAGCTTTCCTGCCCAATCGCGTAAATATAAGACACCGCTCATTGTAATCGCTCAAACAGTAAGTCAATTAGCAATTGAGCATGGACCTAGATTTATGGATACCCTTTTAGGTACGTTTCGTAACAAACTTGTTTATGGCGATGTTACATCAGAAGATGCGACACTATTTAGTAAATTAATGGGTACCAAAACCATTTATGAAGCACGCGAAGGTGATCAAGAGGTTGATATGGTAACGGCTGAAACAAAAACGCAGAGTACTCGTAAAACTTCTTACTCTTACTCAAAAAAAGAAGTACCCATTCTTTCTGAAAATGATATCATAATTCAAAAAGCATTCCAGTGCGCTGCGAAAATCGTAAAAGATAATGCACCTAAGCCTGGTGTTCAAGTAAATGCAAACTTTGTTCCTAAAGATCAATTTACAACAGCAAAGATACAAGTTAATGAAGAGGCAGCTCAGTATTGGCTAAAAATCCATGCTGAATCACTGAATCATGAAATTCCATATCAAGACTATGTAAAAGATACAGAGATTGATAGTGATGCGCAGGTAAGCGAAGACGTAAATATCACTACAGCTACTTCAAATGGGGTTAAGAGTTGGTTACAAACTTTAAATTCTAATACTTATGATTCTTACAGTAACAATGAAACTGAAGTTGATACGCCTGAAACTGAAATGTTGCAAATGAATAGAGAAAAACAAAAGAAACCAGCTCCTATATTCGAAACAGAGGGACTGATTTCTTCTACAACTGTTATAACTGCTTCACAAGATGAAAGTACTTTTACTTCAGATACTCTTATAACAAGGCGTTCTGAAAGAATACCTGTTCAGACTGAATTTGTAATAAAGAAAAGAGCAGAACCTGTAGAAGAAAAGAGAATGGAGAAACATACGCCACAGTATAGAGAACCTGCGTATACTTCTACTGTCCCAATTGTACCGCAAGAGCAAGAACTGCAACGAAAGGCAGAAATACAAGGGAAAAATACCACTGCAAATCTTACTTTGCAATGGTTAACACAAATGAACGCAGCAGCACAAGAGCAAACTGAAAATAATGAGGATACGCTAACAAGTTCTCGTTCAAACACAATAGAAGAGAAAGAGAGCCGCATTCGTAAACGGAAAACAGCAGAGCTTACCCCAGAAAGTGAAGAAATCAAAGACAGTTTAACGAAATTTATTAAAGATGATACGAAATAA
- a CDS encoding MerR family transcriptional regulator, which translates to MIDQKSNAQDHQINDDDILNDNVFEKAWRITEFSKLVGRHHNTVYNWFNILEEKGLHETLRTNNTNEKLYNTLDLEIALFIKQKRDEKWSLDAIIELLPHQFDLRPVSLENQTTEVSTQLNLQATAEIIEKMVNKQIEEKIKNIESQYEEKLGNILKQLPQPEDAEALKLRQRQERLDNFIIEHRARQELRKKAEDLWSSKPDEERIKKVGWFKKEEDLAKKQLFIEQYIHDNIIDYMKSLMNTAK; encoded by the coding sequence ATGATTGATCAAAAAAGCAATGCACAAGACCATCAAATAAACGATGATGATATATTAAACGATAATGTTTTTGAGAAAGCATGGAGGATAACAGAATTCTCTAAATTAGTCGGACGTCACCATAATACTGTATATAATTGGTTTAATATTTTAGAAGAAAAAGGGCTACATGAAACTTTAAGAACCAATAACACAAACGAAAAGCTCTATAATACTTTAGATCTTGAAATCGCTCTTTTTATAAAACAAAAAAGAGATGAGAAGTGGTCTTTAGATGCTATCATTGAACTTTTACCACATCAATTCGATTTAAGACCGGTATCACTAGAGAACCAAACAACTGAAGTATCTACTCAATTAAACCTTCAGGCAACTGCAGAAATCATTGAAAAAATGGTAAATAAGCAGATAGAAGAAAAAATAAAAAATATTGAATCTCAGTACGAAGAGAAGTTAGGTAATATATTAAAACAGTTACCACAACCAGAAGATGCAGAAGCTTTAAAATTACGTCAACGTCAAGAAAGACTAGATAATTTCATCATTGAGCATAGAGCACGTCAGGAATTAAGAAAGAAAGCCGAAGACCTCTGGAGTAGTAAACCTGATGAGGAACGTATTAAAAAGGTAGGATGGTTTAAAAAAGAAGAAGACTTAGCTAAAAAGCAACTCTTCATTGAGCAGTACATACATGATAATATCATTGATTATATGAAATCTCTTATGAATACGGCAAAATAA
- the proB gene encoding glutamate 5-kinase: MKKQRIVVKIGSSSLAANHGGISEEQLSDHVAALARLKQEGHEILLVTSGAVAAGFSALGYPGRPVTIKGKQAAAAVGQSLLMQAYTEEFRKYGIVTSQLLLTRSDFSRKEQYSNAYATLVELLNRSALPIINENDSISLEELTFGDNDMLSALVSGLISADMLMIFTDVNGLYDRNPQKNPDAKKYYFLPEVTEEIASLAGDAGSKLGTGGMKSKIDAAKTALSLGVSVFIGTGRGREKFLDVLKGKGDGTYIGNAPQKVIKMNKQWIALHSLVSGQIEVDAGAAAAIIQHGKSLLPAGVTSVSGFFQAGEVVEVITQQGRVIGKGQCRYSAEELRDLKGMQSHDIQARGERHSYEVIHRDNWVSL, encoded by the coding sequence GTGAAAAAACAACGAATTGTCGTAAAAATCGGAAGCAGTTCCTTGGCAGCTAATCATGGAGGCATCTCTGAAGAACAGCTTTCAGATCACGTTGCCGCCTTAGCGCGACTGAAGCAGGAAGGACATGAAATCTTGCTGGTTACATCTGGTGCCGTCGCCGCAGGTTTTTCCGCTCTCGGGTATCCCGGCCGACCTGTGACAATTAAAGGGAAGCAGGCTGCCGCGGCTGTCGGGCAAAGTCTGTTAATGCAGGCGTATACGGAGGAATTCCGCAAATATGGGATCGTTACTTCGCAACTTTTGCTGACGAGAAGCGATTTTTCCAGAAAAGAACAATATAGCAATGCCTACGCCACTTTAGTGGAGCTACTAAACCGCTCCGCTCTTCCTATAATCAATGAAAACGATTCTATTTCTTTGGAGGAGCTGACGTTTGGTGATAATGACATGCTGTCAGCTTTAGTAAGTGGGCTTATCTCGGCGGATATGCTCATGATTTTTACGGATGTGAACGGTTTGTATGACCGGAATCCCCAGAAAAACCCGGACGCGAAAAAATATTACTTTCTTCCTGAAGTTACGGAAGAAATCGCCTCTCTTGCTGGAGATGCTGGCTCAAAACTTGGAACAGGCGGCATGAAATCGAAAATCGATGCGGCAAAGACGGCACTATCTCTCGGGGTGAGTGTATTCATCGGAACAGGACGTGGACGGGAGAAGTTTTTAGATGTTTTGAAGGGGAAAGGTGATGGAACGTATATCGGTAATGCTCCTCAAAAAGTGATCAAGATGAACAAGCAATGGATCGCACTACATTCGCTTGTCAGCGGACAAATCGAAGTGGATGCCGGAGCAGCCGCTGCCATCATTCAGCATGGAAAAAGTCTTCTTCCTGCCGGTGTTACCAGTGTGTCAGGGTTCTTTCAAGCAGGCGAAGTCGTGGAGGTCATTACGCAACAAGGACGTGTGATAGGAAAAGGACAGTGTAGATATAGTGCAGAGGAATTACGGGATTTAAAAGGTATGCAGAGCCACGACATTCAAGCGCGAGGCGAAAGGCATAGCTATGAAGTCATTCATAGGGATAATTGGGTTTCACTTTAG
- a CDS encoding cell division protein FtsZ — protein MAKNFLKNEVAVKMTMVGFGQAGTRMVDKFAEYKHTDGTSVYNCLALNSNDGDLAELKNVPKSNQVSLKLGGLGKNPERAVKVLDSNDEAKEKLKEFITERVRPTDELVLFFAGLGGGTGTSTIIKAIEEFSAFHNKPVIRQELQKVAQQYPMAEIKANQAKFARIAFENAIERKDFIKMGIVVTLPVRADGPDVLRQVNKFSQEIWKLANDKSKGVAFVVFADNQHFYDEFKELNENEKKGIANSRDYANQRISEIIHELNTAANGSGTSVILDSQDFKRILLEKTGCLVINKVSRNMNQIENSHAIVEMFKESLSGSSFHHPIDLMKKNNDGSVEASKVHHFGMLAILDEQKNIDDSFMDDAKVEVSNNLPINGTVFNGYLVSKNDFLGSVYTFYKTDALPSRLSKGLVEEFNEFKEKQSQIQYKKSQISTIESIDEDEDLGFAFGDFIDMDSDEENNEAGANEGAELADFLDPDKMFGTTK, from the coding sequence ATGGCGAAAAATTTCTTAAAGAATGAAGTAGCAGTTAAGATGACGATGGTTGGTTTTGGTCAGGCTGGTACTAGAATGGTAGATAAATTTGCTGAATATAAACATACAGATGGAACTTCAGTATATAATTGCTTAGCATTAAACAGTAATGATGGAGATCTAGCAGAATTAAAAAATGTACCAAAAAGCAATCAAGTGTCACTTAAATTAGGTGGTTTAGGTAAAAATCCTGAGCGTGCGGTAAAAGTGCTTGATTCAAATGATGAGGCAAAAGAAAAATTAAAAGAATTTATCACAGAACGTGTAAGACCAACCGATGAACTTGTTTTATTCTTTGCAGGCCTGGGTGGAGGAACTGGAACTTCTACAATCATTAAGGCGATTGAAGAGTTTTCCGCTTTTCATAACAAACCTGTCATTAGACAAGAATTACAAAAAGTTGCACAGCAATACCCTATGGCAGAAATAAAAGCAAATCAAGCAAAGTTTGCGAGAATCGCTTTTGAAAACGCAATTGAGCGTAAAGATTTTATTAAAATGGGGATTGTTGTAACACTTCCAGTAAGAGCAGATGGACCGGATGTACTAAGACAAGTTAATAAATTTTCTCAGGAGATTTGGAAATTAGCTAATGATAAATCAAAAGGTGTAGCATTTGTAGTATTTGCTGATAATCAGCACTTTTACGATGAATTTAAAGAGCTAAATGAAAATGAGAAGAAAGGCATTGCCAACTCACGTGATTATGCAAATCAACGCATTAGCGAAATTATTCATGAGTTAAATACAGCTGCAAACGGCTCTGGTACATCTGTAATACTTGATTCACAAGACTTTAAACGTATTTTACTTGAAAAAACAGGTTGTTTAGTAATTAATAAGGTTTCACGTAATATGAACCAGATTGAAAATAGCCATGCAATTGTAGAAATGTTTAAAGAATCATTAAGTGGAAGCTCTTTCCATCATCCAATTGATTTGATGAAAAAGAATAACGATGGTTCTGTTGAAGCATCAAAAGTGCATCATTTTGGTATGCTTGCTATCCTAGATGAACAAAAAAACATTGATGATTCCTTTATGGATGATGCTAAAGTAGAAGTTTCAAATAACTTACCTATCAACGGTACTGTTTTTAATGGGTATTTAGTAAGTAAGAATGATTTCTTGGGAAGTGTATACACGTTCTATAAAACTGATGCATTACCATCAAGATTATCTAAAGGATTAGTCGAAGAGTTTAATGAATTTAAAGAGAAACAAAGTCAAATTCAGTACAAAAAGTCTCAAATTAGTACGATAGAAAGTATCGATGAGGATGAGGACTTAGGGTTTGCCTTTGGAGATTTTATCGATATGGATAGTGATGAAGAAAATAACGAAGCTGGAGCTAATGAAGGTGCTGAATTAGCGGACTTTTTAGATCCAGATAAGATGTTTGGTACTACAAAATAA
- the proC gene encoding pyrroline-5-carboxylate reductase, with the protein MNKQIGFIGCGNMGIAMIGGMISKNIVPSDKIICSDLNVINLKNASEKYDITTTTDNNEVAKNADILILSIKPDLYSSVINQIKEQIKNDVIVVTIAAGKSIKSTENAFGRKLKIVRVMPNTPALVGEGMSALCSNEMVTEKDLEDILNIFNSFGQTEIVNEKLMDVVTSVSGSSPAYVYMFIEAMADAAVLDSMPRAQAYKFAAQAVLGSAKMVLETGIHPGALKDMVCSPGGTTIEAVATLEEKGLRTAIISAMKRCTQKSVELSSLTKD; encoded by the coding sequence ATGAACAAACAAATAGGATTCATCGGATGCGGAAACATGGGTATCGCTATGATAGGTGGGATGATTAGCAAAAATATAGTTCCTTCGGATAAAATAATTTGTTCAGATTTAAATGTCATTAATTTAAAAAATGCTAGTGAAAAATATGACATAACTACAACTACTGACAACAATGAAGTAGCTAAAAATGCTGATATTTTAATTTTATCAATCAAACCAGACCTATACTCATCAGTAATTAACCAAATAAAAGAGCAGATAAAAAACGATGTAATAGTCGTAACTATTGCTGCAGGAAAAAGTATTAAGAGTACTGAGAATGCTTTCGGTAGAAAGTTAAAGATTGTAAGAGTAATGCCTAATACACCTGCTCTTGTTGGAGAAGGAATGTCTGCGTTATGTTCTAATGAAATGGTTACAGAAAAAGATTTAGAAGATATACTAAATATATTTAATAGTTTTGGTCAAACAGAGATAGTAAATGAAAAATTAATGGATGTTGTAACATCTGTAAGTGGTTCTTCTCCAGCATATGTATATATGTTTATAGAAGCCATGGCGGATGCTGCTGTACTAGATAGTATGCCAAGGGCTCAAGCATATAAATTCGCAGCTCAAGCTGTATTAGGTTCTGCAAAAATGGTACTGGAAACAGGAATACATCCAGGCGCATTGAAAGATATGGTTTGTTCTCCAGGTGGAACGACAATAGAAGCTGTAGCAACATTAGAGGAAAAAGGCTTAAGAACTGCCATCATTTCAGCTATGAAACGTTGTACTCAAAAATCTGTTGAATTATCCAGTCTAACTAAAGATTGA
- a CDS encoding enoyl-CoA hydratase/isomerase family protein: MFNKNVILYTEENGIAIITLNRPEALNALNRDILEQLSSILDRIKMDSSVKAVIITGAGEKAFSAGADIQFLHKATPLEIRDLANLAVTVTNKIESLGKVVVAAINGFALGGGLELAESCTLRVCANHARLGHPEVRIGAVAGFGGTTRLPRLIGKGRAAELLLTGNTISADEAYRIGLINRNIEPDQLLSKVKTLIQEILSQAPIAVKMTWEAIHRGDNLTLEESALLGADYFGLIASTEDFREGTKSFLEKTQPLFKGR; this comes from the coding sequence GTGTTTAACAAAAATGTCATCCTCTACACTGAGGAAAATGGTATCGCAATAATTACACTAAACAGACCAGAAGCACTGAACGCGTTAAACCGAGATATTCTTGAACAGCTTTCGTCTATTTTGGACAGGATTAAAATGGATTCAAGTGTAAAAGCAGTGATTATTACCGGTGCTGGGGAAAAGGCATTTTCCGCAGGTGCGGACATTCAATTTCTCCATAAAGCTACTCCGCTAGAAATACGGGATTTAGCTAATTTAGCAGTTACAGTTACTAATAAAATCGAGTCATTAGGAAAAGTAGTCGTTGCTGCTATCAACGGCTTTGCACTAGGGGGGGGACTTGAGCTAGCTGAATCCTGTACACTCCGTGTTTGCGCGAATCATGCTCGATTAGGACATCCTGAAGTCCGTATTGGAGCTGTTGCCGGTTTTGGAGGAACCACACGACTACCCAGACTCATTGGAAAGGGGCGTGCTGCAGAACTATTACTCACTGGAAACACGATAAGCGCAGATGAAGCTTATCGAATTGGACTGATTAATAGAAATATTGAACCTGATCAATTACTATCAAAAGTAAAAACGCTTATCCAAGAAATTCTTTCTCAGGCTCCTATTGCAGTAAAAATGACTTGGGAAGCTATTCATCGAGGAGATAATCTAACTTTAGAAGAGTCCGCACTTCTTGGTGCAGATTATTTCGGTTTGATAGCGTCCACAGAGGACTTCCGAGAAGGAACTAAATCATTTTTAGAAAAGACTCAACCATTGTTTAAAGGAAGATAA
- a CDS encoding undecaprenyl-diphosphatase codes for MSFSQFNIDAFRWINDLGKQYSSLNPIMVFVAEYMLYALVLGVLIYWFTRNNKNRMMIIQGGLAFIVAEIIGKIVGQFHSHYQPFAVLPKVNQLVEHEIDNSFPSDHTILFFSICFSIWLVRKKEGWLWLMLAFCVAISRIWVGVHYPIDVVTGALVGIISALFVYWIAPKLSFIKQLLGIYERMEQHVIPMKNNSKDF; via the coding sequence ATGTCGTTTTCGCAGTTTAATATCGATGCTTTTCGATGGATTAATGATCTAGGGAAACAATATTCATCCCTAAATCCAATTATGGTTTTTGTTGCCGAATATATGTTATATGCTTTGGTCTTGGGTGTTCTTATATATTGGTTTACCCGAAACAACAAAAATAGAATGATGATTATTCAAGGTGGACTAGCATTCATTGTCGCTGAAATCATTGGAAAGATAGTTGGTCAATTTCATTCTCATTATCAGCCATTTGCAGTACTTCCAAAGGTTAATCAACTTGTTGAGCATGAAATCGATAATTCATTTCCAAGTGACCATACGATTTTATTTTTTTCTATTTGCTTTTCTATCTGGCTTGTTCGTAAAAAGGAAGGATGGTTATGGCTTATGCTTGCATTTTGTGTAGCCATCTCCCGTATTTGGGTAGGTGTTCACTACCCTATCGATGTTGTTACAGGAGCTCTTGTAGGCATTATTTCAGCCTTATTTGTGTATTGGATAGCACCAAAGCTTTCTTTCATTAAGCAATTATTGGGGATTTATGAAAGAATGGAGCAACATGTTATCCCAATGAAAAACAATTCGAAAGACTTTTGA
- a CDS encoding helix-turn-helix transcriptional regulator: MAIIINIDVMLAKRKMSVTELSERVGITMANLSILKNGKAKAVRFSTLEAICKTLDCQPGDILEYKSDEDTQ, encoded by the coding sequence ATGGCAATTATTATTAATATTGATGTGATGTTAGCAAAACGAAAAATGAGCGTAACGGAGCTTTCGGAGAGGGTTGGGATTACGATGGCGAATCTTTCCATTCTGAAAAATGGGAAAGCAAAAGCGGTTCGTTTTTCAACATTAGAAGCGATATGTAAGACTTTGGATTGTCAACCAGGTGATATTTTGGAGTACAAAAGCGACGAAGACACTCAATAA
- a CDS encoding DUF2975 domain-containing protein has translation MKPVTTLFLKLAVIFIGIPVLALCIFLVPKFGNFAGELYPDIAYMKSLVLIDMYTAAIPFYFALYQAFKLLSYIDKNQAFSELSVKALKNIKYCAITISTLYLLGMPLYYLMAEKVDPPSIIPIGLVIIFASMVIAVFAAVLQRLLQEAINIKSENDLTV, from the coding sequence ATGAAACCAGTTACGACACTCTTTTTAAAGCTAGCTGTTATTTTTATAGGAATCCCAGTTCTTGCATTGTGCATATTTTTGGTGCCTAAGTTCGGAAATTTTGCTGGAGAATTGTATCCAGATATTGCTTATATGAAATCTCTCGTTTTAATCGATATGTACACGGCAGCGATACCTTTTTACTTTGCTCTGTATCAAGCTTTTAAACTTTTAAGCTATATTGATAAGAACCAAGCGTTCTCGGAATTATCGGTAAAGGCTTTAAAGAATATAAAATACTGTGCCATCACGATCAGTACCTTGTACTTGCTAGGTATGCCACTCTACTATCTCATGGCGGAAAAAGTTGACCCTCCAAGTATCATACCAATTGGATTGGTCATTATTTTCGCCTCTATGGTGATCGCCGTTTTTGCTGCTGTTCTCCAAAGACTTTTACAAGAAGCTATTAATATAAAATCAGAAAATGATTTAACGGTCTGA